From the Trueperaceae bacterium genome, the window CTGACGCGGCCGATGACGTTGTCGACGAGCGTGGCGCGCACGTTGGCGGCCAGGTCCATGGTGTTCCTGACCTCGAGCGCGGGCACCGTCACCGTGAAGACCGTTCCCTCCCCGAGGCGCGACTCGACGGACACGGTGCCCCCGTGCTGCTGGACGATCCACTTGACGATGGCGAGCCCGAGGCCGCTGCCGTTACCGCGCGTCGAGCGCGCGCCGTCGACGCGGAAGAACCGCTCGAAGAGGTGCGGTAGCGCGTCGGCCGGGATGCCCGCGCCGTCGTCGAGGACCTCGAGGTGCACGAGGGAGCGTTCGGGCCTCAGCGTGACCGTCACGTTCTTGGCTCCCGCGTTCAAGGCGTTCTGGACGAGGTTGAGGAGCACCTGCTTGAGGCGCGTGAAGTCGCCCATGACCTCGGCGAGCGGCGTCGAGGCGCGCACGTGGATCTTCGCCCCGCCCGCGACGGGGGCGACCTCCTGCTTGACGGCCTCGACGACCTCCACGAGGTTCATGGGCTCGAGGTGCACGGTGAAGCCGGCGTCGGCGCGCGCGAGCTCGAGCAGGTCGTTGACGAGCTTGCCCATGCGCTCGCTCTCGCGCCTGATGACCTCGAGCGACTCGACCTGGTCAGGCGTCGGGCCCGTGCGCCTGAGGAGGTAGTTGACGTGCCCGCCGATGGCCGTAACGGGCGTGCGCAGCTCGTGACTGGCGTCGGCAGTGAAGCGCCGCTGCGTCTCGAACGACTCCTGCAGCCGGTCGAGCATGTGGTTGATGGTCACGCCGAGCTCGCGGATCTCGTCGCGGTTGACGGGGACGGGCACGCGTTGGCTTAGCTCGGAGCCCGACACCTTCGAGGCCGCCGCCGTGACGCGCTTGAGGGGCCCGAGGACGCGCTCGGAGAGGAGCCACACGCCGAGGGCGAAGACGAGGAACGCGATGAGGACCGTAGCTATGAGGTCGCGCGCGAGCTGGTCGAGCGTCTGGGCCATGAGCGACATGCGCACGCCGACGAGGACGGCCGCCTGAAACGTGACCCCCTGCGCCGGGAAGGTGACGGGCGCGAGCCGGCCGAGCACCCGGATCTGCTCGCCCCTGACGCTCACCACCTCGCCGACCTCGCCCGTAGTGATGAACGTCTGGGCGGCCGCGTCCGACAGCGGCCCCAGGAGGTTGGAGTTCCCGTCGTACGTGGCGCTGCTGCGGAGGCTGGCGACGCTCTCCGGTATGCGCCCTTCCAGGCCGACGATGAGGACCTGGTAGTAGGTGTTGCTCGGCAGCTTCTGCACGGCCTGCGTGATGCTCGACCCCCCGCTCGTCAGCTCGCCGAGGGCGCGCTCCGCGCTGTCGGTGATGCCGACGGCGAGCGAGCGCTCCGTGAGCACGTACACGGAGACGGCCACTGCGGACAGGATGACCGCGATGAACGCCCCGAAGACGATCGTGAGCTGCAGCCG encodes:
- a CDS encoding HAMP domain-containing histidine kinase is translated as MKLRLQLTIVFGAFIAVILSAVAVSVYVLTERSLAVGITDSAERALGELTSGGSSITQAVQKLPSNTYYQVLIVGLEGRIPESVASLRSSATYDGNSNLLGPLSDAAAQTFITTGEVGEVVSVRGEQIRVLGRLAPVTFPAQGVTFQAAVLVGVRMSLMAQTLDQLARDLIATVLIAFLVFALGVWLLSERVLGPLKRVTAAASKVSGSELSQRVPVPVNRDEIRELGVTINHMLDRLQESFETQRRFTADASHELRTPVTAIGGHVNYLLRRTGPTPDQVESLEVIRRESERMGKLVNDLLELARADAGFTVHLEPMNLVEVVEAVKQEVAPVAGGAKIHVRASTPLAEVMGDFTRLKQVLLNLVQNALNAGAKNVTVTLRPERSLVHLEVLDDGAGIPADALPHLFERFFRVDGARSTRGNGSGLGLAIVKWIVQQHGGTVSVESRLGEGTVFTVTVPALEVRNTMDLAANVRATLVDNVIGRVRPQ